AAATGACGTCCACCTCATCTTCATCGTGCATTGCAACAGGGATCGAATTTTTCATTTTTATAATATAATAAAGTTGGTTAACCTAACACATACTATTGACACAAAACAACGAGTAACTATAGAAACCATTCTCAAAGGTCCATTCAACTTTGCAAATACACACTGACGTCGGAGGCAAGTGGAAACGTGAACATATTCATAGTCATCAATATGCTCCACCTTGAGCCCATGTATCATTCATTGCTACAAAGGGATAATTGTCGTTCTTCTCTTTCTTGTCTAATTCTAACCTCTTCGCCAACCAGCAACACGTCAACATTAGCGTGTTCGTCATCAACGCCTCATCATCTTCTTTCTCATTCCTTTCCAGCTTTAGTTCTCATTCCTAATTATTTTTTGGAATattattcctttctctttttttgttttatttctttgaaCACTCTTTCTTTCTCCAACACCGTAGACCACTTGGTGGCTTTAGTTGTTTTTCCTTCTTATGCTTGGAACACTCTCTTTTCTACAATAGCATGAACCACCTAACCAATGTTGTGTCATATTGTCCTCGTCCACGAACATttcgactgaaggaaatatgccctagaggcaataataaagctattatttatttccttatatcatgataaatgtttattattcatgctagaattgtattaaccggaaacataatacatgtgtgaatacatagacaaacatagtgtcactagtatgcctctacttaactagctcgttgatcgaagatggttatgtttcctaaccatagacatgagttgtcatttgattaacgagatcacatcattaggagaatgatgtgattgacttgacccatttcgttagcttagcacttgatcgtttagtttgttgctattgctttcttcatgacttatacatgttcctatgactatgagattatgcaactcccgtttaccggaggaacactttgtgtgccaccaaacgtcacaatgtaactgggtgattataaaggtgctctacaggtgtctccgaaggtacttgttgggttggcgtattttgagattatgatttgtcactccgattgtcgaagaggtatctctgggccctctcggtaatgcacatcacttaagccttgcaagcattgcaactaatgagttagttgcaggataatgtattacggaacgagtaaagagacttgccggtaacgagattgaactaggtattgagataccgacgatcgaatctcgggcaagtaacataccgatgacaaagggaacaacgtatgttgttatgcggtctgaccgataaagatcttcgtagaatatgtgggagccaatatgagcatccaggttccgctattgattattgactggagacgtgtctcggtcatgtctacattgttctcgaacccgtagggttcgcacgcttaaggtttcgatgacagttatattatgagtttatgagttttgaagtaccgaaggagttcggagtcccggatgagatcggggacatgacgaggagtctcgaaatggtcgagacgtaaagatcaatatattggacgactatattcggacatcggaaaggttccgagtgattcaggtatttttcagagCACCGGCGAGTtatgggaatacgtattgggccttattgggccatacgggaaagaagaaaaagggcctcaagggtggccgcacccctccccttggtctggtccgaattggactagggaagggggacgcccccttccttccttctccttttcccttcctcttttcctattccatatgggaggtggaatcctgctaggactagggagtcctagtaggactccacacttggcgcgccccctcctagggccggcctcctcctcccttgctcttttatatacgggtgcaagggggcaccccagagacacaacaattgatccttgagatctattagccgtgtgcggtgccctcctccaccataatcctcgataatattgtagcagtgcttaggcgaagccctgcgacggtagaacatcaagatcatcaccacgccgtcgtgctgacggaactcttccccgacattctgctggatcggagtccggggatcgtcatcgagctgaacgtgtgctagaactcagaggtgccgtagtttcggtgcttgatcggtcgggccgtgaagacatacaactacatcaaccgcgttgtgctaacgcttccgcttccggtctacgagggtacatagacaacactctcccctctcattgctatgcatcatcatgatcttgcgtgtgcgtagaatttttttgaaattagtacgttccccaacagtggtatcagagcctaggttttgtgcgttgatgttatgcacgagtagaacacaagtgagttgtgggcgatataagtcatactgcttaccaacatgttatactttggttcgacggtattgttggatgaagcggtacggaccgacattacgtgtacgcttacgcgagacaggttctaccgacgtgttttgcacacaggtggctggccggtgtcagtttctccaactttagttgaaccgagtgtggctacgcccggtccttgtgaaggttaaaacaacaccaacttgacaaactatcgtcgtggttttgatgcgtaggtaagaacggttcttgctaagcccgtagcagccacgtaaaacttgcaacaacaaagtagaggacgtctaacttgtttttgcagggcatgttgtgatgtgatatggtcaagacatgatgctaaattttattgtatgcgatgatcatgttttgtaaccgagttatcggcaactggcaggagccatatggttgttgctttattgtatgcaatgcaatcgcgctgtaatgctttactttatcactaagcggtagcgatagtcgtggaagcattagattggcgagatgacaacgatgttacgatggagatcaaggtgtcacgccggtgacgatggtgatcatgacggtacttcggagatggagatcacaagtacaagatgatgatggccatatcatatcacttatattgattgcatgtgatgtttatcttttatgcattttatcttgctttgattgatggtagcattataagatgatccctcactaaattatcaaagtataagtgttctccctgagtatgcaccgttgcgaaagttcttcgtgctgagacaccacatgatgatcgggtgtgataggctctacgttcaaatacaacgggtgcaaaacagttgcacatgcggaatactcaggttaaacttgacgagcctagcatataacagatatggcctcgaaacacgaagaccgaaaggtcgagcgtgaatcatatagtagatatgatcaacatagtgatgttcaccattgaaactactccatctcacgtgatgatcggacatggtttagttgatttggatcacgtgatcacttagcggattagagggatgtctatctaagtgggagttcttaagtaatatgattaattgaactttaatttatcatgaacttagtcctggtagtattagcatatctatgttgtagatcaatagctcgcgtttagcttccctcttttatttttgatatgttcctagagaaaactaagttgaaagatgttagtagcaatgatgcggattggatccgtgatctaaggtttatcctcattgctgcacagaagaattatgtctttgatgcaccgctaggtgacaaacctattgcaggagcagatgcagatgttatgaacatttgactaactcaatatgatgactacttaatagtttagtgcaccatgcttaaacggcttagaatcgggacttcaaagacgttttgaacgtcatggaccatatgagatgttccaggagttgaagttaatatttcaagcaaatacccgagttgagagatatgaagtctccaacaagttctatagctaaaagatggaggataatagctcaagcagtgagcatgtgctcagattgtctgggtactacaatcgcttgaatcaagtgggagttaatcttccagataaaatagtgattgacagaattctctagtcaccatcaccaagttagtagaacttcatgatgaactatgatatgcaagggataacggaaacgattcccaagctcttcgtaatgctgaaatcgacaaaggtagaaatcaagaaaaatatcaagtgttgatggtagacaagaccactagtttcaagaaaagggcaaagggaagaaggggaacttcaagaagaacggcaagcaagttgctgatcaagtgaaaaacccaagtctcgacctaagcctgaaactgagtgcttctactgcaaagggactagtcactggaagcggaactaccccaagtaattggcggataagaaggatggcaaagtgaacataggtatatttgatatacatgttattgatgtgtactttactagtgtttatagcaacccctcagtatttgatactagttcagttgctaagagtagtaactcgaaacgggagttgcagaatgaacatagactagttaagggtgaagtgacgatgtgtgttggaagtggttccaagattgatatgatcatcatcgcatactccctatacttttgggattagtgttgaacctaaataagtattatttagtgtttgcgttgagcatgaatatgatttgatcatgtttattgcaatacggttattcatttaagtaagagaataaattgttgttctgtttacatgaataaaatcttatatggttacacacccaatgaaaatggttcgttggatctcgatcgtagtgatacacatattcataatattgaaaccaaaagatgcaaagttaataatgatggtgcaatttatttgtggcactgccgtttaggtcatattagtgtaaagcgcatgaagaaaatccatgctgatgggcttttggaatcacttgattatgaatcagttgtggcttgcgaaccatgcctcatgggcaagatgactaagactccgttctccggaacaatggagcgagcaacagatttgttggaaatcatacatactaatgtatgtggtccgataaatattgaggctcgtggcaggtatcattatttttctgatcttcacagatgatttgagcagatatgagtatatctacttgatgaaacacaagtctgaaacatttgaaaagttcaaagaatttcagagtgaagtggagaatcatcgtaacaaaaataaaagtttctacgatatgatcgcagaagtaaaatatttgagttacgagtttggcctccagttaaaaacaatgtgaaatagtttcactactcacgccaccgggaacaccacagcataatggtgtgtccgaacgtcataaccgtactttattagagatggtgcgatctatgatgtctcttaccgatctaccactatcgttttggggttatgcattagagacagctgcattcacgttaaatagggcaccatctaaatccgttgagacgacaccatatgaactatggtttggcaagaaacctaagctgtcgtttcttaaagtttgggactgcaatgcttatatgaaaaagtttcaacatgataagctcgaacacaaatcggagaagtaaatcttcataggatacccaaaagaaaatgttgggtacaccttctatcacagatccgaaggaaagttattcattgctgagaatggatcctttctagagaaggagtttctctcgaaagaagtgagtgggaggaaagtagaacttgatgaggtaactgtacctgctcccttattggaaagtagttcatcacagaaatctgttcatgtgactactacatcgattagtgaggaagctaatgatgatgatcatgtaacttcagatcaagttactaccgaacctcgtaggtaaatcagagtgagatccgcaccagagtggtacggtaatcctgttctggaggtcatgttacttgaccatgacgagcctacgaactatgagaaagcgatgatgagcccagattccgcgaaatggcttgaggccatgaaatctgagatccatgtatgagaaaaaagtatggactttgattgacttgtccaatgatcggtgagccattgagattaaatggatcttcaagaggaagacggacgctgatagtagtgttactatctacaaagctagaattgtcgcaaaaagtttttcgacaagttcaaggtgttgactacgatgagagtttctcactcatatttatgcttaagtctgtccgaatcatgttagcaattaccgcattttatgaaatctggcaaatggagaaaaaaactgcattccttaatggatttattaaaaaagagttgtatatgatgcaaccagaaggttttgtcaatcctaaaggtactaacaaaatatgcaagctccagcgatccatctatggactgatgcaagcatctcggagttggaatatacgctttgacaagttgatcaaagcatatagttttatacagacttgcggtgaagcttgtatttacaagaaagtgagtgggagcactacaacatttctgataagtatatgtgaaagacaaaTTGTTGATcgagatgatgtagaattattttgcaaagcataaaggaatatttaaaaggagtttttcaaagaaagacctcggtgaagctgcttacatattgagcatcaagatctatagagatagatcaagatgcttgataagtttttcaatgagtacataccttgacaagattttgaagtagttcaaaatggaacagtcaaagaaaaagttcttgcctatgttacaaggtgtcaagttgagtaagactcaaaacccgaccacgacagaagatagagagagaatgaaagtcattccctatgccttagccataggttgtataaagtatgccatgctgtgtaccagacctattgtataccttgccctgagtttggcaatggagtacaatagtgatctagaagtagatcactggacattggtcaaaattatccttagtggaataaggatatgtttctcgattatggaggtgacaaaaggtttgtcgtaaagggttacgtcgatacaagttttgacactgatccagatgactctaagtctcaatctggatacatattgaaagtgggagcaattatctagaatagctccatgcagagcattattgacatagaaatttgcaaaatacttacggatctgaatgtgacagacccgttgactaaacttctctcacaagcaaaacatgatcacacctcagtactctttgggtgttaatcacatagcgacatgaactagattattgactctagtaaaccctttggctgttggtcacatgtcgatgtgaagtatgggtgttaatcacatggtgatgtgaactattgatgttaaatcacatggcgatgtgaattagattattgactctagtgcaagtgggagactgaaggaaatatgccctagaggcaataataaagctattatttatttccttatatcatgataaatgtttattattcatgctagaattgtattaaccggaaacataatacatgtgtgaatacatagataaacatagtgtcactagtatgcctctacttgactagctcgttgatcgaagatggttatgtttcctaaccatagacatgagttgtcatttgattaacgagatcacatcattaggagaatgatgtgattgacttgacccatttcgttagcttagcacttgatcgtttagtttattgctattgctttcttcatgacttatacatgttcctatgactatgagattatgcaactcccgtttaccggaggaacactttgtgtgccaccaaacgtcacaacgtaactgggtgattataaaggtgctctacaggtgtctccgaaggtacttgttgggttggcgtattttgagattaggatttgtcactccgattgtcgaagaggtatctctgggccctctcggtaatgcacatcacttaagccttgcaagcattgcaactaatgagttagttgcaggatgatgtattacggaacgagtaaagagacttgccggtaatgagattgaactaggtattgagataccgacgatcgaatctcgggcaagtaacataccgatgacaaagggaacaacgtatgttgttatgcggggtgaccgataaagatcttcgtagaatatgtgggagccaatatgagcatccaggttccgctattggttattgaccggagacgtgtctcggtcatgtctacattgttctcgaacccgtagggtccgcacgcttaaggtttcgatgacagttatattatgagtttatcagttttgatgtaccgaaggagttcggagtcccggatgagatcggggacatgacgaggagtctcgaaatggtcgagacgtaaagatcgatatattggacgactatattcggacatcggaaaggttccgagtgatttaggtatttttcggagtaccgaagagttatgggaatacgtgggccttattgggccatacgggaaagaaggaaaagggcctcaagggtggccgcacccctccccttggtctggtccgaattggactagggaagggggggcgcccccttccttccttctccttttcccttcctcttttcctatttcatatgggaggtggaatcctgctaggactagggagtcctagtaggactccacacttggcgcgccccctcctagggccggtctcctcctccctttctccttttatatacgggtgcaagggggcaccccaaagacacaacaattgatccttgagatctattagccgtgtgcggtgccctcctccaccataatcctcaataatattgtagcgctgcttaggcgaagccctgcgacggtagaacatcaagatcgtcaccacgccgtcgtgctgacggaactcttccccgacattctgctggatcggagtccggggatcgtcatcgagctgaacgtgtgctagaactcggaggtgccgtagtttcggtgcttgatcggtcgggccgtgaagacgtacgactatatcaaccgcgttgtggtaACGTTTTCGCttccgatctacgagggtacatagacaacactctcccctcttgttgctatgcatcaccatgatcttgcgtgtgcgtaggaaaattttgaaattagtacgttccccaacatcgaCAACAGTCGGTGTGTACATCATGTAGAGCATAGTCGTCATCCATCATGGTGAATGCTGGATCGACCATGTCGCGAGCTCATCGTGATCGTTGTCCATGTTGGCAAGCGGTGCTTGGCTATGTCGCTGAGAGCCTGTTGATCGTACACCCATAAGAAAAAAGATATGTTATATTTTGTTGTATTAAGAAACTGGTTATTGTCAATTAATAGTAGAGATAATAATAAATGGCATAGCGCGCAGAGTAGTGATTTGTTGCGGGAATATCTGATTGTGTTTTGAAAGGTTATCAAGAAATATCTTATGTCTATCTTTTAGCAGGTGGTCTCACATATATGATGCGATTTTTGAATTATTAATTATCTTTTATTATGTAATTGAATTGAATCAGCAACTGTCAAGGCAAGCATGAAACAAGATCCTCTTAATGGGCTTTAGTTTTTTAACGGGAGGAAGAAAAACCAGCGAAAGGGATAATGAAAGGTGGGATAAAAAAAAACCAGATAAAAAAAACCATACCAGGCTACCAACTCTTAACTAGGAGTAGAGATTTTGCTCCGAGCACGAGCAGAAGACGCAACGCACATCAAAAATCTCGCGACGACGAAACGTCGCCCTCCTCTCCCCCGATCCGCACGCCGGCACCGTTTTCTTTCCTTCTCTATCCACTGGCAACTTCGGCGACCGATTCATGCCCAACACGCAATAATTTGCCATGCCCAACCGGCCGCGCACTTTCTCATTTCAGTCGCGGCGCTGTGGTAGCTCTGGGCTTCAAATGCCGGTCTCCGCTCGCTTCATTATTCGCCTGAGCATGCAGTAATTCCTCCGGCTCGGCACCGGTTCCTGAAATTTCGTCCCACTTCCAGAATTATCTTGGCCCGGCGCCGCGTCGAGGCTGGATTTTTAGAGTCAAACATTGGAATCTTCGCCGACACGGACTGGACTTTCTTTGAGCAAAATCGCTTGCCTGCTACCCACCCGCTGAGCTAGAGATTGGATTCGCGGGGGCGTTCCGGCGGGGGGCGAGCATGACGATCGATTTGTCCACCATGCCCGGGAGCTCCTCCTCCCGTCTCCTGGACGCCGCCGCGGGGAGGAAGGACATGAACTTCTTCAAAAACCGCTACGTGCTTGGGCTCACCGGCGTCGCCGGAATCGGCGGCTTCCTCTTTGGATACGACACAGGTACGGATGCTTCCGCCGTTTTCTTTTGCAACCTTTACTTAACAATTTCTATGCTGTATGGGGCGGTTGCTGCGTTCTTGATGTGGGCAAGAGCTTTAGGCCTCTAAGAACTATTCCCCTTTGTAGGAGGCGTCGGTTTGCGGTTTGCTTTGTGGCCTGAAATCTGGTGAATTTGATATTGTGAATCGTTTGTTTGTTTGTTAGAACATTATCGATGATTGATATTTATAAGCTTCGCAGTGAAATGGACTTTATGGATAATATTGTAGACATTTCATTTCCGATAAAGGACACATTATATGCACcatgaaaatagaaaaaaaaactgtGCAATGGAGCTGAAAGCCTGAAGCTAATGTTTGTGTGATGCTTTTTAGTTTCCACGAGGTCTCTGAGTAAACATTCTCGGAAACCTTGGAACTAGTGAAACTGTGCTGAAATAAGTCAAATAACAGTATAATTTTCATGCATAACTACTGTCAGGTGTCATATCTGGAGCCCTTCTGTATATCCGGGACGAATTTCCTGCTGTCAAAGACAATCTATTCTTGCAGGTTCAATCTGATCTACTACCAATTACTAGTCATTAACATCTGGTGTTCCTCCCATAATGACTGAGTTTGTTTCTTCTTCAGGAGACAATTGTTAGCATGGCTTTACTTGGAGCCATCCTTGGAGCAGCTGGGGGCGGTTGGATAAATGATGCCTACGGTCGTAAGAAGTCTACTCTTCTTGCTGACCTGATGTTCGCACTTGGTTCACTGGTTATGTGCGCTGCTGGCGGTCCTTATGTTCTGATTCTTGGAAGGCTCTTTGTTGGATTGGGTGTGGGAATAGCATCAGTCACTGCCCCCGTTTACATCGCTGAAGCTGCTCCTTCAGAAATCAGGGGAGGTTTGGTGTCAACTAATGTCCTCATGATTACCGGTGGCCAATTCTTCTCCTACTTGGTGAATCTTGGCTTTACTGAGGTAATATTCATCCTCCACTTAGTCAGCTTCCTcccttatttttcatttttttacttgAAATGGCTTTCAGCATCAGTCCCTTGACTCCATTTCATGTACAAACAACTGGAAATTGAGCCATTTCAATCTCGATGATACTGCTGTCTGCAGTCTTGTTACATTTTATCTTTAAACTCAGCAAGAAAGCAACTTTTGTTTCGTTTCAGACTTTCAGTTGCTTTGCAAGCTCTAGTCATCTTGGTCCACTTTTTCTAAGCAGACTATCTTGCCAGCTCAATTATTATTAGTAGTGCATATGACTTTTCATGGTATCAACGAGATAATTAACTGACCTGCACTGATACTCATGTGTGTTTCCTGCACACGAACGATGGGCAAAGTGCAATCTCTAATGTTCTTCAAGATGAACTCTCCTGAGAAAGTTTTTCAGTACGGTGACAAGTTAATCCTAATGTTCACCCTTTtatgcatatactccctccgttccaaaatagatgactcaactttatactaaagttagtataaagttgagtcatctattttggaacggagggagtatcttttatGGCGTTAACATTCTTGTTGGTGCTAGTTGATTGCATAACACTCTTTCTTATCAATGAATGAGAGTCGGCCTTCCCCCATCAGCAGCAATGGACTTGTCACCTACAAGGTGCTGTTTGGTGCGTAGCAACTTTGGTGTTGGTGAAATGCTCCATCTTTCTGCTTTGGAAGTTATTCACACTAGCTGCATCGTTGCTATTTCGTCGAATGCACATCTTACCATTGCCTGGCACATGGATGATAAAAATTGATGAGACATCTGGCTAGCATAGCATCTATAGTTCTGTTTGTTGTTAGGGAGCAGAGTAGAACATTCATAGTCTCATACTGATGATTGTGGGTGTTACAGATCGGTCTGGGTTGAAGCTGTGAGACCCGTAGGCCATTTTACCATTGCCTGACACATGGATGATAAAAATAGATGAGACATCTGGCTAGCATAGCATCTATTGTTCTGTTTGTTGTTAGGGAGCAGAGTAGAACATTCATAGTTTCATACCGATGATTGTGGGTGTTACTAATCGGTCTGGGTTGAAACTGTGAGACCCGTAAGCCATTTTACCATTGCCTGGCACATGGATGATAAAAATAGATGAGACATCTGGCTAGCATAGCATCTATTGTTCTGCTTGTTGTTAGGGAGCAGAGTAGAACATTCATAATCTCATACCGACGATTGTGGTTGTTACAAATCGGTCTGGGTTGAAACTGTGAGACTCGTAGGCCATTTTACCATTGCCTGGCACATGGATGATAAAAATAGATGAGACATCTGGCTAGCATAGCATCTTAGTTCTGTTTGTTGTTAGGGAGCAGAATAGAACACTTAGTCTCATACCGATGATTGTGGGTGTTACAAATCGGTCTGGGTTGAAACTGTGAGACCTGCAGGCCATTTTTTTGCACTTGTTTCACTCAGTTTTTGATTAATGAAGGGAATTGAACTAGAATGCAAGCTGCCGGTTTCCACAGGTTCATATGGAACTGTTTTTGGACACTCTTAAATAGGATGGTAACTGTTATTCAATAAGTATTGTTAAGCACCCGCATTAGGCAAAAAAAAATCTTGCAAAAGAAGATAGAAAACAATACAATTATTGATAAGCCTTGACACATGAATAAACGGGGGAATGGTCATATGGCGCCATCCTTGTTAAAACTAATAGGGTTTGGTGGAGTTATTTTTAAGCTGTTTTTGTATCAGTATTTTGTTGCAATAATATTCACGCTAATTGTCATAGGTTCCTGGAACATGGCGCTGGATGCTCGGAGTTGCTGCCGTGCCAGCAATCATACAGTTTGTGCTGATGCTTTTTCTGCCAGAATCTCCCCGCTGGCTTTACCGGAAGGTTATTGGTGTTTGTTTCAGACTTTCAGTCATGTCTTATTCCTTTGATCCGTTTTTGTTTTCTTATCTTGATTTTTCTGTACAGGATGAGAAAGCAAAAGCTATTGCTGTCCTGGAGCAGATATATGACTCTGGTCGTCTGGAGGAAGAGGTTGAGCTGCTTGCGTCGGCTTCCATGCATGAATTCCAGTCTAACTGTACTGGGAGCTATTTGGACATATTCAGGTTGAAGGAATTAAGGCTAGCTTTTTTTGCTGGGGCTGGCCTTCAGGTACTTTTAACCTCTGCCTCACTCTCAGTCATTGTCGTGTGATAA
The window above is part of the Triticum aestivum cultivar Chinese Spring chromosome 2A, IWGSC CS RefSeq v2.1, whole genome shotgun sequence genome. Proteins encoded here:
- the LOC123189628 gene encoding inositol transporter 1 — encoded protein: MTIDLSTMPGSSSSRLLDAAAGRKDMNFFKNRYVLGLTGVAGIGGFLFGYDTGVISGALLYIRDEFPAVKDNLFLQETIVSMALLGAILGAAGGGWINDAYGRKKSTLLADLMFALGSLVMCAAGGPYVLILGRLFVGLGVGIASVTAPVYIAEAAPSEIRGGLVSTNVLMITGGQFFSYLVNLGFTEVPGTWRWMLGVAAVPAIIQFVLMLFLPESPRWLYRKDEKAKAIAVLEQIYDSGRLEEEVELLASASMHEFQSNCTGSYLDIFRLKELRLAFFAGAGLQAFQQFTGINTVMYYSPTIVQMAGFTSNRLALLLSLVVAAMNASGTIVGIYLIDRCGRRRLALTSLAGVVLSLVILATAFILQSSSSLCGSLFSGSCQGVLGWFAVGGLALYIAFFSPGMGPVPWAVNSEIYPEAYRGMCGGMSATVNWISNLIVAQTFLSIVGWVGTGPTFLIIAGIAVLAFIFVALYVPETKGLSFEEVDLLWKERAWGSQGSHESLLGAAP